A stretch of DNA from Orcinus orca chromosome 3, mOrcOrc1.1, whole genome shotgun sequence:
TTGGGCGCCCATCGTGGGGCATCCTTGATGTTCCTCTTCCAGGCTACCCAGCAGATACCTGGGCACTGGGTACCCATTCCCAAGCCATCCCCCCGGCCGGCCAGTCACCCACGCCTGTCTGATCTTCTCCTGCAAGTCCTCCAGAACAACTGGTGCCCCTCCATTCTCTTGGCTTCCTTCTGGTCCACATCCCTTCCATCACTGCTGAATGTTGGGCCTGAAGTTCATGAGACACTGGGCCAAGATTCTCCCAGCTTCAGGGGCTGTCATCCCCTGCCCCTAGCCCACCCCGCAGTCCCACAAACCTGTCCCTTTGTATTTGTCCACAAAGCAATACTTGAGCTCATAGTCGCCGAGCAGGTCGTGCACCTCCTGTGGAGACAGAAGCCAAAGGACAGGGAATCACCGAAGGCTGAAGGGAGCAACCCAGTGCCACCTTCACATGGACCAGCTATGAGGGCAGGTCAATTaccatccctattttacaaaggaggaaactgagtctcagagcatCTACTTGCCCAAGGCCATTGAGGCCAtacctggcagagctgggattcagaggTTAGCTGCAGATCCCATGCTTTTAACCAACAAAACACTCTCTTATTAGAGAGTCAGGTGTGTctgagttcaagtcccagctctgcgtACACCCACAGGGAAGTTGTTTAACCCATCTGAACCTCGGCTTTCAAGACTGACTCTTTCCAACAACCTTGCAAATCAAGTATTAACAAATCCATTTTGtacatgtggaaactgaggctcagaaaggtgaagaAAATTGTCACAGGTCATGCAGTTGGTCAGGGCAGCAGTGGGTATGCCACCCATGGGTACCTGACTGGGGACCCTGTGTACTTAATAAGCCCACATTGTGTGGCTTCACGtgcctccccattccctcctacTGGCAGGGCTGCCTTCTTGAAAGCCAGCTATGGAGGCGAGGCTCTGGGGTCTGCTTGTGCCAGACACACTGTGCACCCTGCAGGAGAGACAGCGTGTTCCCAGCTGAGAGATGGTGTGGGCACTAGGAGGATGGCTGACTCTAGAAACAAACCAGACTATGCTTAGGGGTGCCTGCCCCAGGTCTGTCCCCAAGTCACACTCCTCCCAACACTCCTAGGGCCCCACCAGCCATGTGACCACCCATGGGCAGAGAGAGCCAATGGCAGGTGTGTTGGTGGGCCAGAGACCAGAGATTCTCCACAGCAGGAACAAAGAACCCATTCCATCGCTGATGGGCAGGGCAGACCAGATGCAATCTTCCTGGGTTCAAAGAGCACTGGGAAGTCCTGCCCCATTTGGCCCCAACAGAAGAGCACCCTTGGCCAGATCAGCCAAGGGGGGGCTACGTGGAACAACACCCCCCCCCTTTTCTGCAGGTCTGTGGCATGGGGACAGGAGGAGACTCCATTTTTCCAAATTAATCCCGAggcttttggggaaaaaagaccCCAGAAGCTGCTATAACTTCCGGATCTACCTCTAAAAGGAGTTAATAAACGCTTGCTAGGAAAAGGCATAGTCTAGTCAACCATGAAACTTATGGATATGAAGTCCCACCACTCCATGGTAGAGCAGGAAGAAACTGGCGTCCCGGTTTCCACAGTCCCAATCTGGCTGCCCATTCACAATCCCCCAACGTGGCCAAAGCTGCCCGCCCCCTTCCATTCCCCGCCCCCTTCAATCACTTGGTTTCGTCCAAGCCTGTGGTCGTCCCTAACAACGTCCCCTCAACCAAGTTGGTTTCATCCTCCATCTCCGACCCCCCACATCCCGCTCTTGGTCTCTCCCGACCCCGCGTGGATCCCGCGCTTGGACTCAGCCTACGCCCCCCGCCAGAGCGTTGGTGTCGCCCGGTTCCCCCCGCGCACGCGCACGGTGGTATTTCCCGCCACGCTCCCACAGGGCACCCCCCCACACCTGGTTGGTCACGTCCCCCGGGAGGCCGCGGATCAGTATCTTGCGGCGGTTACGGAACTGGCGCTCGGTGTGTTCCAGGCGTTTCCGGATCTCCTCTGGATCTAGCGGCGGCAGTTCTTCTTCAGGCGCCCGGCGCTCCGCGACATCACCAGCTTCAACCTCGGCCCCAGCCTCCGGGCTCAGCGGGGGCCGGTGAGTAACGGACACGTCGGCCGCCATCTTGGGAAACCCGGCGCCTTCTGGGACCAGCGAGCCGAGGCGGAGCGGCATAGAGCGGCAACGAGGGCGCGTCCGCCGATTGGCCGAGAGAATCCCCGCCTCCTTCCCGACCCCTCAGCCCATTGGATAAGGCCCCGCCCGCCTCTCAGAGTTCAAGCCGCGTCTGGGCGCTACAGGCTCCGCCCTTTTCCGCTATCAAGGTGTCACTCAAAGGACGCGCGGAGCAGTGGGATGGCAAGCCACAGTGTGCAGATTTTAAAGCCTTTATTAGTGCGGAATTCGGGGATGCAGCCAAACCTCCGTCGTCTTTGCCCAGTATCACGGCACTTTGCCCAGTATCATGGCACTCTGATGCTCAGGATAACTCCACTGCCACAGCCTCGTCGGGCTGTTGAGGCGCGAGGGGCAACCGGGTGCTGCTTTGCCTCACGTGGTAGATGTCACGCCGCTTCTGCACCCCAAAGACGTACACTGAGGCCGCAACGAGGATCACCAGGCCCAAGATCGTTAACACCCCCAGGACAATGGTGATGGCGATGGGGTTCCGACCTGTGCAGAAAAGCGAGGAATAAATACACGCGTCTCGGCCCCTCCTAAGCTTGCCCGTCTAGAATAAATACGCCCCGCCTAGGCTCACCCTGAACGTCCATCATCACTGTCAGAACGTCCGTGCCCCGTGAGCTTGTCGCTTGGCAATTGTAAGTGCCACTGTAGTTTAACCTGACGAGGAATGGGATGCCGACGGGCACCTTGAACTTGGAGGCTTCCTGCAGACACTGTAGTTTGGGGTTTGGGTTGCCCCGGGCCTGGCACTGCAGGATATGCATAGTCCTGTCTTTCCACGTCAAGCGCTGGGGACATTTAGCTCGGTCAATCTTGGGGCCGTCTGTGGGACCACCAAATGATTAGATACACCCGACACACCCGAGGCACAATGGGACAAGGGAGAGACAAGTCTTCCCAAATCAAGGAAGCAAGGGATTAAAGGTCAGAATGACCTACGCACACAGGACACGCAACTGGACGCTCCTGTTACGGTGCAAGATCACCCCATGCACCTCGAGGGTGGCATTGCAGAAGAAGGTGCGCCTGTCGTCCTTCGCAGTGGCGTTTAGCTGAAGGTGGGCAGGCTGTCCCGGTGCCGCGGCTGGAACTCCGTCCAGCGTGACCCGGACTCGGGGTCCGGCCGCGCAAGTCACAGTTACTGTGGTCCCCTCGGTGGCGTTAGGTTCTCTCAGGGTCAGGTTGGGCCCCTGGAAGCCTAAAGGCGGAGCATTGCCCAGGAGTTTCATGACCACACACCTCCCTTAGGTcaagccccgcccccacccgcctCCTTCCCCTCGGAGTATCCAGGCTACGCCTTCATCTACTCTGCAGCCCACGCCCAGTTTGGGGCGCTCAGGCTCTTCTTCTCGAGTCACTTAGGTCCCGCTCCTCTCCAGTTTAGTCTCCGCCCGATGCCACGCCCCCTTGGGCTATGGAGGCCCCGCCCCTTGCCTCCTGAGTTATTTTGGCTCCGCCCCCTCTTACTATAGGCCTTCAAGTTCTCCCGGGTCTCGCGGCTCTCGCCCCCCAAGGTCACGTTGCAGACAATCTCCTGAGTGCTCTCCTGCTCTGCTTTCGCTGTGGCTGTGGCCGTGAGTGTGTCACCGTGGCTCACGACTGTGGCATTCAGCATCTGGTCCCCCAGCGCCAGTTGCACCTGGGCCTCCGATGCTGGGAAGAGCCCATCCAGGGTGCAGTCAACGGGCCACGACGTTTCCACCTCCGAGAACCGGGGGACAACGAGGCGCGGGGGCGTCATGGGCATGGCTTGAAAGAAGGGTGGGAGTGAGCGGCAGGAGGTCTCACAGCCGTGGAGGCCCCTTTTCCCATGACACTCATCCCCACAAACCAGGGTCCTTCTTTCCCAGGATACCTTGCGGCCTGGGTCACCCCCTTCCCAGGACACACACAGCCTTCTCCAAAGGTCCTATGGCTGCAAGCCTCCCATATGAGGCTACCCGTCGCTAAAGGCATGTTTTCCCAAAAGCCCTTGAGGTCCAGGCCACCCCCTTTTCAGGAATCCCGCCGCCAGGGCACCCTTACTCTGGCTCCGCTCATCACCCACCGTCTGCAGTCCCTTCCCTCACCAAAGGTTCGGAGCTTCCTGGGGGCCGAGCTGTTCTGGAACAGTCCCAGCCCTTGGGACCGCAGGTCCAGCTCCGTGCGGCAAGAGAAATTGGCGCCATGGTCATCTCTGCTCGCCAGCACCGTGACCGTGACCTCGGCAGGCTCCCCGTCTCCCGCTGGCTGACGGCCCAGCTCCTCCTCCCCACGAAGCAGCACCACGGTGAGGTGGTCCCGGGGGGCCCCGCCGGACACCATGCAACGCAGGATGAGGTTCTCGCCCACGGGCTGCCAGTGGGGCAGGGGGGCCAGCTCCACGCGTTCCGGGAACCCTGCGTGGGGGGTATGAAGGGGAGAGTAGAACTTAGCAGCCAGCCTGGCAGCCTCCACACTAGGGAGTGGCGAGGAGTCAAGGGTGGCCCAGTGCAGAAGTGTGAACTTTGAGTTAATAAACCTCCAGGGCTTAGAAATGTGCTAGTATAAGTGTTTGCTATTATCATTAGCATCATGATTATTATTTCCTGTTTTGTCGGACACCTTGCCAGGCACTGAAATAAAAGTCAGATTTTCTGTTCCCAAGGACCTCACCAttaagtgggggggggggaaggaaggaaggggactaAAGTTTATGGCCACTTATGATGTTAATAGTAATCATAaaatttcctgtttattttgAGTTTTCCTTAGACTTTCCAGATGTCATCCACCTTCATTCACACAGCAACCAAGTGAAATCTCTTCTATTATTCTTCCCTTTTATgaatagagaaactgaggcctagagaggtgaGGATGAGGTGATCTGCCCAAGGATGCACAGCCAGGaa
This window harbors:
- the ICAM3 gene encoding intercellular adhesion molecule 3 isoform X1, producing MMPSGPLPRACWTSFISLLLVCCLLPPGTQGQELQLRVEPQNPVVPAGESLLVNCSTDCPSAGPIFLETSLLKESVGRGLGWAAFQLSNVTGDTQLLCSGFCNGSQMIGFSNITVYRFPERVELAPLPHWQPVGENLILRCMVSGGAPRDHLTVVLLRGEEELGRQPAGDGEPAEVTVTVLASRDDHGANFSCRTELDLRSQGLGLFQNSSAPRKLRTFAMPMTPPRLVVPRFSEVETSWPVDCTLDGLFPASEAQVQLALGDQMLNATVVSHGDTLTATATAKAEQESTQEIVCNVTLGGESRETRENLKAYSFQGPNLTLREPNATEGTTVTVTCAAGPRVRVTLDGVPAAAPGQPAHLQLNATAKDDRRTFFCNATLEVHGVILHRNRSVQLRVLYGPKIDRAKCPQRLTWKDRTMHILQCQARGNPNPKLQCLQEASKFKVPVGIPFLVRLNYSGTYNCQATSSRGTDVLTVMMDVQGRNPIAITIVLGVLTILGLVILVAASVYVFGVQKRRDIYHVRQSSTRLPLAPQQPDEAVAVELS
- the ICAM3 gene encoding intercellular adhesion molecule 3 isoform X2, with amino-acid sequence MMPSGPLPRACWTSFISLLLVCCLLPPGTQGQELQLRVEPQNPVVPAGESLLVNCSTDCPSAGPIFLETSLLKESVGRGLGWAAFQLSNVTGDTQLLCSGFCNGSQMIGFSNITVYRFPERVELAPLPHWQPVGENLILRCMVSGGAPRDHLTVVLLRGEEELGRQPAGDGEPAEVTVTVLASRDDHGANFSCRTELDLRSQGLGLFQNSSAPRKLRTFAMPMTPPRLVVPRFSEVETSWPVDCTLDGLFPASEAQVQLALGDQMLNATVVSHGDTLTATATAKAEQESTQEIVCNVTLGGESRETRENLKAYSFQGPNLTLREPNATEGTTVTVTCAAGPRVRVTLDGVPAAAPGQPAHLQLNATAKDDRRTFFCNATLEVHGVILHRNRSVQLRVLCRNPIAITIVLGVLTILGLVILVAASVYVFGVQKRRDIYHVRQSSTRLPLAPQQPDEAVAVELS